The genomic segment GGAATGAAAGCAGTAAAAGAAGTCGTCAAGGCTGCAGACGAGATTGGCGTTCGTTATATGACCATGTACGCATTCTCTACCGAAAACTGGAAGCGGCCACGCGATGAAGTGGATTTTCTCATGAAACTTCCGCAGGAATTTTTGTCGACAGAATTGGATGAATTAATAGAACGTGGTGTCCGCATACGCATGCTGGGCAGTAAAAACGAGCTGCCTTCTCATACGCTGAAAGCACTGCTGGAAGCAGAAGAGAAAACGAAGGACAATAGCGGTCTTCAATTGAATTTTGCCCTGAATTACGGCGGGCGAGATGAACTTGCAAAAGCATTTTCAGTAATGGCAGCACAAGTAAAAGCAGGTGAGCTTCAACCAGAGCAACTGACTGAGGAATTGATATCGAGCTACCTGTATACAAGCGAAATTCCCGATCCAGACCTCTTGATTCGCACAAGTGGAGAGATTCGCTTGAGTAACTTTATGCTGTGGCAATTAGCGTATACAGAATTATGGTTTACGGACGTGCTATGGCCTGATTTTACCCGTGAACATTTTTATCAGGCAATCGTGGAATACCAAGGCCGAGCTCGTCGCTACGGGGCGGTATAGCCGAGAGGTGGAATCAGTTGAAGCAACGTATAATAACAGGCCTGATTGGTGGGGCTGCTTTTCTATTTTTGATGTATGCTGGTGGAGCTTGGTACTCACTACTGGTGTTTTTACTGGCTGTCATTGGCTATTTTGAATTTATGAGAATGGCTGGCATTCAGTCATTTTATTTGGCAGGATTGCTCGGATATGTATTGATGTTAAGCATTTTGTGGCCGTCTCTATTATTTTCGGATTGGCTCAGTATCAGCATGCCGGATCTGATGCTGCCCGTCATCCTGCTCTTGTTGATTTACTCCGTTTTACGGAAAAATCAGTTTCACATTGAACACGTCGCCCTTACGTTGGTGGGGGCGTTATACATAGGCTACGGTTTTACTTATATGGCCGCTACCCGAAACCTACCTGAAGGATTTATGCTTACGGTCATGGTCATTATGGGAATCTGGTCGACTGATTCGGGCGCCTATTTTGTCGGAAAAGCAATAGGCAAGCGTAAGTTGTGGCCAGAAATAAGTCCAAACAAGACGGTGGAAGGGGCCTTAGGAGGTCTCGTGGCTTCTGTCTTGATTGTTCTTTCCATCAATGCAAGCTTTGGACATTTTGCGATTGATCAGGCTTTGACCATCGCACTTGTTGCGGGGATCGTCGGTCAATTGGGTGATTTGGTTGAGTCGGCTTTCAAGAGACATTTCCATGTAAAAGATTCAGGACAGCTCATTCCGGGTCACGGGGGCGTTTTGGATCGCTTTGATAGTTTTTTGCTCGTCTTTCCGGTTCTACATCTATTAGGTATTGTCTAAAACCTTTTGCATATAGAAAGAGATATAGAGGGTGAAATCCGTGAAAAAAATAGCGCTCTTAGGTTCAACGGGGTCAGTTGGAACGAGCACGCTGGAAGTCGTAGATCAGCATCCTGAGGATTTTTCGGTGGTGGCTATGGCTGCTGGAACAAACGTCGATCTATTGACACGCCAGGTGGAAAAATTCAAGCCCGAGCTCGTTTCTGTAGGAAATGAGAAGGCTGCCGTTGAACTGCGAGATAGATTGGCGGGCAAGTCTCAACCAGAAATCGTTTACGGTGCGGAAGGATTGGAACTGGTTGCCCGTCATGAAGCTGCCAATTTCGTTATGACCGCTGTTGTCGGCAGTGTAGGGGTCGCACCTACACTCGCTGCGATTGAGGCGGGAAAAACAATTGGACTGGCCAACAAAGAGACACTGGTGAGCGCTGGCCCTGTCGTCATGAAACGAGCGAAAGAAAAAGGCGTATCGATTATTCCAGTAGACAGCGAGCATTCAGCTGTCTACCAATGTCTGCAAGGCGAGCGCAAGGAAGATGTGGCGCGAGTTATTTTGACCGCTTCAGGAGGTTCCTTCCGTCACCTCTCTCGCGAGGATCTACAGCAAGTGACAGTAGAGCAGGCATTGGCTCATCCGAATTGGAGCATGGGTGCAAAAATTACCATCGATTCTGCTACCATGATGAACAAAGGTTTTGAAGTGATCGAGGCTCATTGGCTGTTTGATTTACCTTATGAGAAGATCGAATGCGTATTGCATTATGAAAGTATCATACACTCTATGGTAGAATACAAAGACAGAGCCGTCATGGCCCAACTCGGTACGCCGGATATGAAGGTTCCGATTCAGTACGCCATGAGCTATCCCATCAGAAAAAAACTGCCTACGGAACCACTTGATTTGGTCAAGATCGCCACGCTTCATTTTGCAGCCATGGATTATGAGCGTTATCCTCTGTTAAAATTAGCGTATGAGTGCGGTATAGCAGGTGGTACGCATACGGCAGTACTGAATGCAGCCAATGAGGTCGCAGTTGATAGGTTCTTGAAGGGAGCCATTAGTTTTTTAGACATCGAAAAGGTCGTCCGAAAAACTTGCGAAGCTCACGCTGGTGTAGCGAGCCCAAAGCTTGCGGATATTTTTGCAGCTGATGATTGGGCACGTTCTTACGCGCTCGTCTCCATCTAAGGAATATGAGTGTTAGATACTTGACAGAAAGGTGGCTGTTCACTTGCCTTTGCCCAACCTGGATTCCGTTGAATCAATTCTCGCGATTGTAGTTGTATTTGGGGTACTTGTCTTTGTGCACGAACTAGGACACTTCCTTCTGGCCAAGAGGGCAGGGATCTTATGTCGTGAATTTGCACTGGGAATGGGGCCAAAAATTTTTCGCGTGAAGCGGGGAGAAACGGAATACACCTTACGCCTGTTACCCATCGGTGGACTTGTTCGCATGGCGGGGGAAGACCCGGAGATGGATATGTTGAAACCGCACATGGAAGTAAGCGTGGAGCGGGATGCGTTAGGAAAGGTCACACATATTTTGCTCGATGGGCCAAGTTCTGGTTCTGCTCGTGCGATCACCGGTACGGTGGTACAATTTGATTTGGAGCAAAATTTAAATATCGTGCTTGAACTGGATGGAGAGCAGAAGACGTTTGCTGTTCATCCACAGGCTCATCTGGTCAAGGATGGACAAGAAGTACAGATTGCCCCTCTGAACAGACAATTCAAAGGCAAGACCGTATCACAACGTTTTTGGGCGATTTTTGCAGGACCTGCAGCCAACTTTTTGCTGGCGTTTGTTTTGTTTATCGTGATCGGCTTCTTGTACGGCGTACCGAATGGCAGCTATCTGGGGAATGTAATTCCGGGAGGACCTGCAGCTCAAGCTGGATTATTGCCAGGTGATAAGGTGATCGCGATTCAAGGTCAGCCTGTATCCTCGTGGAAAGATGTTGTAGAGAAGATTAGCAAAGCGCCGGATCAACAATTAACCTTTGAGTACGAGCGCAATGGCCAGCGGATGACTGTGCCAGTTAAAGTAGAGAAAGATGAAAACAACGTGGGCAAAATCATGGTTACCTACGCACTCACGTTTTCCCCAGGAGAGGTTTTGAAATACGGTGCGACCTCCACATACGAGTTTACAGTGATGATCTTGAAGAGCTTAGGTATGCTTATAATTGGAGAATACGGGCTAAAGGACTTGAGTGGTCCAGTTGGCATTTTTAAGATGACTGGAGAGGTTGCCCAACAAGGTATGGCGGTTCTGTTGAAGTGGTCCGCGGCTTTGAGCATTAACCTTGGGTTGTTCAATCTGTTGCCACTGCCAGCCTTGGATGGCGGACGTCTCGCATTCTTGGGAGTAGAGGCGCTGCGTGGTCGACCTGTTGACCCGCATAAAGAAGGAATGGTTCATTTCTTGGGCTTTGCCTTTTTGATGTTGCTGATTTTGGTAGTGACTTGGAATGATCTGCAACGATTGTTCTCCTAAACACGTACTAACACGATAGAAAGAAAAACAGACATACGTAAAAGGATGGTGCAAAATGTTCAAGCGCGAGGAGACGAAACCGGTTTTTGTAGGTGGAGTGCAAATCGGGGGCCAAAAAAGCGTAGTCATCCAGTCGATGACGACAGCAGACACACGTGATGTAGAAAAAACTCTGGCCGAGATTCAGAGACTGCACGATGTCGGTTGCCAAATTGTTCGCTTGGCCGTCATCAATGAAGATGCAGCACGTGCCATCAAAAAAATTAAAGAACGCTCCCCGTTGCCGCTTGTTGCCGACATTCATTTCGACCACAAGCTGGCATTGATTGCACTGGAGAGCGGGATTGATAAAATTCGGATCAACCCAGGCAACATCGGATCGAAAGAAAAAACGCAACGCGTAGTGGAAGCGTGCCGCGAGCGCAATGTTCCGATCCGTATCGGGGTCAACTCCGGTTCAGTAGAAAGAAGGCTTTTGGAAAAATACGGTTACCCTTCTCCGGAAGCGATCGTAGAAAGTGCAATAGACCACGTTCAAATTCTGGAAGACTTGAATTACGATAACATCGTCATTTCCTTGAAGTCTTCCGATGTTCCAACGATGATTCAAACCTATTCGTTGATGGCACAGAAACGCAACTATCCGCTGCATGTTGGTGTAACAGAAGCAGGTACACAGTTCTCCGGCAGCATTAAGTCTTCAGTAGGAATCGGAACGGTATTGTCGATGGGAATCGGTGACACCATCCGCGTATCCCTGACGGCTGATCCTGTTGAAGAAATTAAAGTAGCGAAACAAATCCTTCGCAGCTTGGATATCGTGAACAACGATCCAGTGGTCATTGCATGCCCATCTTGCGGTCGATGCGCAATTGATTTGATCGGATTGGCAACAAAAGTCGAGGATGCTATTTCTACACTGAAAGTACCGTTAAAAGTAGCGGTAATGGGTTGCGCGGTAAATGGCCCTGGTGAAGCTCGTGAAGCAGATGTAGGCGTTGCGGGCGGAAATGGCGAGGGCTTGATTTTCCGTAATGGTGAAATTGTTCGGAAAGTAAAAGAAACCGAGTTGTTTGAAGAGCTGATGAAAGAAATTAACGAAATAGTAAACGAGCAAAAACCTACAACTGTAGGGTAATGCATGTGATTGCTGATAAGGCATAAGGAGGACACGCACGTGTTGAAGCAAAGTCAAATGTTGATTCCTACCCTGCGGGAAGTGCCATCCGACGCGGAGATTGCCAGCCACAAGCTGCTGCTCCGCGCTGGTATGGCCCGCCAACTGGCTTCCGGTATTTATACGTACCTGCCCCTGGCGCTCCGTTCCCTACACAAAATCCAAGCGATTGTGCGTGAAGAAATGAACAATGCTGGGGGACAAGAGCTGTTGATGCCAGCGATGCAACCAGCTGAGCTGTGGCATCAAACGGGTCGCTGGGATGTATACGGTCCCGAGCTCGTTCGCCTGCGTGATCGTCATGATCGTCCTTTTGCCTTGGGTCCAACCCACGAAGAAGTCATTACGAGTCTCGTGCGTGATGAGATTAACTCTTACAAAAAACTCCCGATCAACCTTTATCAAATTCAAACCAAGTTCCGTGATGAAGTTCGTCCGCGCTTCGGTTTGATTCGTTGCCGCGAGTTTATTATGAAGGATGCTTATTCTTTTGATACGTCACAGGAAGGTCTGGATCGCAACTTCCAGGCGATGTACGATGCGTACACGAACATCTTTACCCGTGTAGGCTTGAACTTCCGTGCGGTAGAAGCGGATGCAGGTGCAATCGGCGGAAAAGGCACATACGAATTCATGGCGTTGTGCGACATTGGGGAAGACACGATTGCTTATTCTGAAGAAGGCGATTATGCGGCCAACTTGGAAAAGGCAGAAGTCGTGTACAAGCCATCTGCGAAGCCGGCAACAGAAGCGCCAGCTCGAGAAAAATTGCATACGCCTGGCATGAAAACGATCGACCAATTGGTACAAGCCCTGCAAATCGAAGCAAAGCAAATCATCAAGAGTCTCATTTATCGCGTAGACGACAAGCTGGTTATGGTGCTGGTGCGCGGTGATCATGAGATCAATGAAGTGAAGCTGAAAAACTTGTATGATGCTACAATCGTAGGACTGGCTTCTGAAGCGGATATCGTTTCGGTAACAGGGGCACCTGCAGGTTTTGTTGGCCCAGTTGGCATTGATCCTGAAAAAGTGGAAATCATCGCGGACAATTTTGTTCAAGATGTTTATGATGGTGTCGTCGGTGCCAATGAAACTGACTATCATCTGACACACGTAGTTGCTGGCCGTGATTTTACGGTTTCCCAATACGCTGACTTGCGCAACATTACAGAAGGCGACGAATGCCCTCGGTCAGGTGGTGTTATCAAGTTTGCACGTGGTGTAGAAGTCGGTCACGTATTCAAGCTGGGTACGAAATACTCCACAGCGATGGGTGCTACGTACTTGGATGAGAACGGTCGCAGTCAACCGATGATCATGGGCTGCTACGGAATCGGTGTATCTCGCACAATTGCGGCAGTGATCGAGCAGAACAATGATGAAAATGGTATCATCTGGCCAGTATCTGTTGCACCTTTCCATGTGCATGTGATTCCGGTCAATGTTAAAGTAGAAGAGCAACGTCAAGTCAGTGAACAAATTACAGAAGCATTGCGCAAGGCTGGCGTAGAAGTTTTGTTTGACGATCGTCCTGAGCGTGCTGGTGTAAAGTTTAAAGACGCTGATTTGATTGGATTGCCTCTGCGTATTACCGTCTCCGATAAAGCAGCACAAGAAGGAACAGTTGAAGTGCGTATTCGCAAAAATGGTGAAACACATGATGTGAAGCTGGATCAATTGGTTGATGAAGTGAAAGGCCTCTTATCTCGTGTTGACCATACCGGAGCTGCCTTGTTCGGTAACTAGTTGCATGCAGGAATAAGAAGGATTTTGTCGAATTTTTACGGGGTACTCCCCTGGATTAACGGGGAGTGCCTCTTTTTCTTGTTTGAACGCTCACTTATAGGGAAGGTGGGAAAACCGTGGACCGTTTACAAGAGCAAAAACATCGCTTCTCCCTATTGGTCAAGCAAATGGAAGTTCCTGACGAATGGGTGGAGCGATTTTTTCTTGATGCTCAGATTGAAAAGCTAGAGCTGTATAAGCAAAACAAAGAATGGGTTTTTCACTTTGCCCTCCCGAGAATGATACCTGCGGATGTTTATGCAGCTTTTACCAAGCGATTGACGCATACATTTTCACATCTAGCCAAAGTAGATACCCGATTTCGCTATCTGCAAAAGCCGTCTCTCGATCACGTAGTCGAAGAGTATTGGGATGTCTTGCTGGCGGGTCTGGAGCCAACTCTGAACTCCTTGGCAGTTACGATGCGTCAAGCCCGTAAGCAAGTCGACCAACAGGAAGTCAAGGTGTACTTGCCAACGGAGATGTCCGTTGAGGTTGCCAAGCGAAAACGAGCGGATAATGAGCTTTTGGCTGCTTTCCAGAAAGCTACCGATTGTTCGATGCGCTTTACTTTCCATGGGGAAGAAAGCGATGACGCGTATAAGGCCTTTGAGGAGCAACGGAAAGAGGAAGAGCGCGCGCTCGTCGAAGTTGTGATGACTTCTGTTCAACAAGAGAACAAATCGTCTGATAAAGCTGAGGCTGTCACTACGCTCATGATGGGGTATGAAATCAAAGATGCACCGATCCCGATTTGCGAAATTCAAGATGAGGAACGGCGTATCGTCATCCAAGGAACCGTATTTAACGTGGAAGTAAAAGAGCTTCGCAGTGGACGTCATTTGCTCACGTTCAACGTTTCAGACTATACGGATTCTCTCACGGTGAAGATGTTCTCCCGCGATAAAGAAGACGTGAAAATGCTTGAATTGCTGAAAGACGGCATGTGGGTGAAAGTGCGGGGAAGTGTACAGCATGACACATTTGTACGCGATCTAGTTATGAATGCCAATGATTTGAACCAGATTGAGCAGGTCATTCGCAAAGATCAAGCGGATGAAAAACGGGTCGAGCTCCATTGCCATACGCCGATGAGTGCGCTGGATGCTGTTGCATCTGTAAAATCACTGGTCTCGACGGCAGCAAAGTGGGGGCATAAAGCAATTGCTGTCACTGACCATGGTGTCGTGCAGGCTTTTCCAGAGGCGTATTCCATCGCCAAAAAGAACAATATCAAATGCATTCTCGGTATGGAAGCGTACGTAGTCGAGGATGGTATCGATATCGTTTACAACCTGCAAGCAGACAATAATCTTTCCATTGATGAAAATACGGAATATGTTGTGTTTGATACGGAAACGACGGGGTTAAACGCGTCAGAGCATACAATCATCGAGATCGCTGCTGTCAAAATGAAGGGCTCGGAAATTGTCGACCAATGGACGGAGCTGATCGACCCGCAATTGGAAATTGGGCCAAAGACAACTGAGATCACGGGGATTACCAACGAAATGCTCCGTGGGCAAGACACACTCGATGTGGTGCTCCGCAAGTTCAAGGATTTTACAGGTGACGCCATCCTGGTCGCGCACAACGCAGAGTTTGACAAAGCGTTTATTAATGCATGCGCTAAAAGGATTGGCATGGAGCCATGGAGCAATCCATTTTTAGATACACTGCCGTTGGCGCGCTTGATGTACAAAGGAATGCGCAATTATCGTTTGGGATCATTAGCGAAAAAGTTCAACGTCGAGCTCATCAATGCTCACCGTGCGTTGGACGATACCGTGGCATTGGCTCACGTGTTCCAGCAAATGCTAAAGGACATTAAAGAAGCGGAAATCAAATCGCTGGCGGAGTTGAATGAAAAAAGCAACGAAGAGGCGGATTACAAGAGTGGACGACCATTCCATGCGACGATTCTGGTGCAAAATAAAGAAGGCCTCAAAAACCTGTACAAGCTTGTAAGTCGTTCCCATGTGGAAACATTCTTCCGTTGGCCACGAATTCAGCGAAGCCAGCTGACCAAATACCGCGAAGGCTTGCTAATTGGTACGGCGTGCAAAGACGGAGAACTCATGCAATCGATTCTCCGCGGTAAGTCACCTGAAGAATTGAAGGAAGTTGCTGCTTTTTACGACTTTTTGGAATTACAGCCGGTTGCTCATTACTCACCCCTGTTGCGTAATGAAGAAATTCCTTCGCTGGAGACGATGAAAGGCTATCATGAAAAGATCGTCGAAATGGGAAAAGAGCTCGGCAAGCTGGTCGTAGCTACAGGGGATGTGCACTTTCTGAATCCCCAGGATGAGATCTTCCGCGATGTTTTCTTATTGTCAAAAGGTGATCCAACCGCAGGCAACCAGCCGCCGCTTTACTTTCATACAACGGATGAGATGCTGGAGGCGTTCTCCTTTTTGGGAGAAGAGACCGCAAAAGAAATTGTCGTGACGAACACAAATGCTATCGCGGATATGATTGAGGATATTAGTCCGATTCCAGACAAGCTGTACACGCCGATCATTGAAGGGGCGGACGATGAGCTGCGTCAAATGTGCTACGATAAGGCGAAGTCCTTATATGGCGATCCGTTGCCTGAGCTGGTCGAGCATCGCTTGGAAAAAGAATTGAACAGTATCATCAAGCACGGTTTCGGTGTGATTTATTTGATTTCACAGCGTTTGGTAACAAAGTCGTTGAAAGACGGTTATCTGGTAGGTTCTCGTGGGTCTGTAGGCTCTTCCTTTGTAGCGACCATGTCGGAGATTACAGAGGTTAATCCACTGCCGCCTCATTATCGTTGCCCAAATTGCAAACATAGCGAGTTCATTACAGATGGTTCAATCGCCTCTGGATTTGACCTGGAGGATAAAGCATGCCCGCAATGCGGAACCATGTATGCCAAGGATGGGCAAGACATCCCGTTCGAAACGTTCCTCGGCTTTAAAGGAGACAAGGTACCTGATATTGACTTGAACTTCTCTGGTGATTATCAGCCGCGTGCGCATAAGTACACACAGGAGCTGTTTGGAGCGGACTACGTATACCGTGCAGGAACGATTGGTACGGTTGCGGAAAAAACAGCGTATGGCTACGTGCGCAAGTATGCCGACGAACGAGGCATGACGTTGCGAAATGCGGAGATATCCCGGATCGTGAACGGCTGCACAGGTGTAAAAAGGACGACAGGGCAGCATCCGGGCGGAATTATCGTAGTACCTGACTACATGGAGATTGAAGACTTTTGTCCGATTCAGTTCCCGGCTGATGATAATGAGTCAGAATGGCGCACAACCCATTTCGACTTCCACTCCATTCATGACAACTTGCTAAAACTCGATATTCTGGGACACGACGATCCGACCGTCATTCGTATGCTGCAAGACTTGACGGGAATGGACCCGAAGACGATTCCACTGGATGATAAAAAGACGATGTCCATCTTCAGTTCGACGGAAGCCTTGGGGGTTACACCTGAGCAAATCGGTACGAACATGGGGACATTGGGCATTCCTGAGTTCGGAACCAAATTCGTACGTCAGATGTTAGAAGACACCAAACCGACTACGTTTGCCGAGCTTGTTCAGATTTCTGGACTCTCTCACGGTACGGACGTTTGGTTGAACAACGCTCAGGACTTGATCCGCAACGGTACCTGCAAGCTGCCAGATGTAATTGGTTGTCGTGACGATATCATGGTGTACTTGATCTATAAAGGGCTAGAGCCTTCTCGTGCCTTTAAGATCATGGAGTCCGTGCGTAAGGGTAAAGGGGTTCCTGAGGATGATCAGGAAGAAATGCGCAATAACAACGTGCCAGAATGGTATATTCAGTCGTGCCAGCGAATCAAGTACATGTTCCCGAAAGCGCATGCGACTGCCTACGTCATGATGGCTGTACGGATCGCATACTTCAAGGTTCATCGCCCATTGGAGTTTTACGCGACGTATTTCACTGTTCGCGCAGATGACTTTGATATTCCGCTGATGGTTAAAGGCTCAGCGGCGATCAAGCAAAAGATTGAAGAGATCGAGGGCAAGGGACACGATGCACAGCCAAAAGAAAAAGCATTGCTGACTGTCTTGGAGATGGCGCTGGAGATGGTAGAACGCGGCTTCCGTTTTGCCAACGTTGATTTGTACAAATCGGACGCTACTCGCTTCTTGATCGAAGGGGATTCTCTCATCGCTCCATTCAACGCCCTGCCTGGTTTAGGGACGAATGCAGCGATCAGTATCGTGCAAGCGAGAGAGCAAGGGGAGTTTTTGTCCAAGGAGGACCTCCTATCCCGATCCCGTATATCCAAGACCATTTTGGAGTTCTTGGATGAGCAAGGTGCTTTGAAAGGATTGCCAGAATCCAACCAGCTATCCTTGTTCTAAGGCGTGCGGTCAAGGCTCACAGTCATCCAAAGGTTGTCAGCGGAGGGCTGTTATGCTATAATTTTTTTGGAAATACTGGTTTTATACGCATGGCTGATCGAGAGTGGGGAAACCCACTCTTTCTTTCTGGCTACACCTCATGGTTCAAATGAGAAGGAGGTACTTGCTTGAGCAAGGTAACGAGCATCGTCACTGAACTCGTCACGCCCATTGTTGAAGAAGTGGGCCTGGAGCTGGTTGACATCGAGTACAAAAAGGAAGGCAGCAACTGGTTTCTGCGCGTGTTTATCGACAATGAAACTGGCAACATCGACATTGATGACTGCCGCCTTGTCAGCGAGAAGCTGAGCGAAAAACTAGACGAAGTAGATCCCATCCCTACGGCATACTTTTTAGAAGTATCTTCGCCGGGTGCTGAGCGCCCATTGCGCAAGGATAAGGATTTCACGAAAGCTGTCGGCAGAAATGTGCATATCACAACAAAAGAGCCAATAGAAGGTGCAACCACGTTCGAAGGCGAACTGATATCCTATGAGGATGGCAAGCTGACAGTAAAAGAAGCAAAGAAAACGTATGTAATTTCCCAAGAGCAAATTGACACGGCTAGAATGGCAATTATTTTTTAGTTGTCGCGGCCAGTGTTAGCCCGTGGTAAGTAAAGGAGGAGGCAACGAAAGTCATGAACGGCGATTTTATCGAGGCTTTAGAAGCCATTGAGAGAGAGAAAGGCATCACCAAAGACGTACTGATCGAGGCTATCGAAGCGGCTCTTATCTCTGGATACAAACGTAACTTCAACTCGGCCCAAAATGTGCGGGTGGATGTAAATCGTCATTCAGGTATGGTGCGTGTGTTTGCGCGGAAGAGCGTAGTCGAAGAGGTTTTGGATCCGCGCCTCGAGATCTCTCAAGAAGCAGCACAAGAAATCGATCCTAACTTCCGTCTGGAGGACATCGTAGAAATCGAGGTAACGCCTCGTGATTTCGGTCGTATTGCCGCTCAGACAGCGAAGCAAGTGGTTACGCAGCGCATTCGCGAAGCGGAGCGCGGTTTGATCTACAGCGAGTTTATTGAGCGTGAAGACGATATCGTAACTGGCGTCGTTCAACGTATGGACGCTCGCAATTATTACATTGATCTGGGTAAGGCGGAAGCTGTTATGCCGATCACTGAAAAAATGCCATCCGAAGATTTTAAATCACAAGATCGTGTGAAGGCATACATCATCAAAGTAGAGAAAACCACTAAAGGACCGCAAATCGTCGTTTCCCGTACTCACCCGGGGCTCTTGAAGCGCCTCTTCGAATTAGAAGTGCCAGAAATATATGACGGTGTGGTTGAAATCAAGTCTGTAGCGCGTGAAGCAGGTGATCGTTCGAAGATCGCTGTTCATTCGATCAACGCCGATGTAGATCCAGTTGGAGCATGTGTGGGTCCAAAGGGCATGCGTGTCCAAACGATCGTTACAGAGCTGAAAGGCGAGAAGATCGACATTGTCCGTTGGTCTGAAGATCCTGCCGAGTACGTAGCCAACGCACTCAGCCCTGCGAAGGTTCTGCATGTTGAGGTCAACGTCACGGAGAAGGTTACACGTGTAATCGTTCCCGATTATCAATTGTCTCTGGCGATTGGTAAGCGTGGTCAAAACGCACGTCTGGCAGCCAAGCTGACTGGCTGGAAAATCGATATCAAGAGCGAGTCCCAAGCCGACCAAGAAGGCATCGCTTATCCGAAAGAAGTAGAGAGCGATGAAGGGACGGACAACGAATAATCATGAAGCAAAAAAAGATCCCGTTGCGTAAGTGCATTGTTTGCCAAGGAATGTTTCCGAAAAAGGAATTAGTCCGCGTCGTCCGGACGCCAGAAGAAGAGATCGTCATTGATCTTACTGGAAGGGCGGCGGGACGCGGTACCTATGTGTGTCGGCAGGAAAGCTGTCTGAAGCCGGATGCGTTCGCATCGGGAAAATGGAAAAAAGTGCTGGAACGTGCCCTCAATATGTCCATCTCCCAAGAAAAGTATGATGCTTTCCGTGAGAAATGGCTGGAGATGATGGGAAAATGATCCCAAAAGCAGCACAACTACTCGGATTGGCGATGCGTGCGAGAAAGATCATTACCGGAGAGGAACTGGTCATTACCGCTATTCGTAATGGGCAGGCCCGCCTGGTATTGCTCGCATCAGATGCATCAGACAATACCGCCAAGAAAGTAAAGGATAAATGTTCCTATTACGGTGTCTCATGTGTAACCACTGGCGACCGACATTCATTGGGACACGCAATC from the Brevibacillus brevis genome contains:
- a CDS encoding proline--tRNA ligase, which produces MKQSQMLIPTLREVPSDAEIASHKLLLRAGMARQLASGIYTYLPLALRSLHKIQAIVREEMNNAGGQELLMPAMQPAELWHQTGRWDVYGPELVRLRDRHDRPFALGPTHEEVITSLVRDEINSYKKLPINLYQIQTKFRDEVRPRFGLIRCREFIMKDAYSFDTSQEGLDRNFQAMYDAYTNIFTRVGLNFRAVEADAGAIGGKGTYEFMALCDIGEDTIAYSEEGDYAANLEKAEVVYKPSAKPATEAPAREKLHTPGMKTIDQLVQALQIEAKQIIKSLIYRVDDKLVMVLVRGDHEINEVKLKNLYDATIVGLASEADIVSVTGAPAGFVGPVGIDPEKVEIIADNFVQDVYDGVVGANETDYHLTHVVAGRDFTVSQYADLRNITEGDECPRSGGVIKFARGVEVGHVFKLGTKYSTAMGATYLDENGRSQPMIMGCYGIGVSRTIAAVIEQNNDENGIIWPVSVAPFHVHVIPVNVKVEEQRQVSEQITEALRKAGVEVLFDDRPERAGVKFKDADLIGLPLRITVSDKAAQEGTVEVRIRKNGETHDVKLDQLVDEVKGLLSRVDHTGAALFGN
- a CDS encoding PolC-type DNA polymerase III, whose protein sequence is MDRLQEQKHRFSLLVKQMEVPDEWVERFFLDAQIEKLELYKQNKEWVFHFALPRMIPADVYAAFTKRLTHTFSHLAKVDTRFRYLQKPSLDHVVEEYWDVLLAGLEPTLNSLAVTMRQARKQVDQQEVKVYLPTEMSVEVAKRKRADNELLAAFQKATDCSMRFTFHGEESDDAYKAFEEQRKEEERALVEVVMTSVQQENKSSDKAEAVTTLMMGYEIKDAPIPICEIQDEERRIVIQGTVFNVEVKELRSGRHLLTFNVSDYTDSLTVKMFSRDKEDVKMLELLKDGMWVKVRGSVQHDTFVRDLVMNANDLNQIEQVIRKDQADEKRVELHCHTPMSALDAVASVKSLVSTAAKWGHKAIAVTDHGVVQAFPEAYSIAKKNNIKCILGMEAYVVEDGIDIVYNLQADNNLSIDENTEYVVFDTETTGLNASEHTIIEIAAVKMKGSEIVDQWTELIDPQLEIGPKTTEITGITNEMLRGQDTLDVVLRKFKDFTGDAILVAHNAEFDKAFINACAKRIGMEPWSNPFLDTLPLARLMYKGMRNYRLGSLAKKFNVELINAHRALDDTVALAHVFQQMLKDIKEAEIKSLAELNEKSNEEADYKSGRPFHATILVQNKEGLKNLYKLVSRSHVETFFRWPRIQRSQLTKYREGLLIGTACKDGELMQSILRGKSPEELKEVAAFYDFLELQPVAHYSPLLRNEEIPSLETMKGYHEKIVEMGKELGKLVVATGDVHFLNPQDEIFRDVFLLSKGDPTAGNQPPLYFHTTDEMLEAFSFLGEETAKEIVVTNTNAIADMIEDISPIPDKLYTPIIEGADDELRQMCYDKAKSLYGDPLPELVEHRLEKELNSIIKHGFGVIYLISQRLVTKSLKDGYLVGSRGSVGSSFVATMSEITEVNPLPPHYRCPNCKHSEFITDGSIASGFDLEDKACPQCGTMYAKDGQDIPFETFLGFKGDKVPDIDLNFSGDYQPRAHKYTQELFGADYVYRAGTIGTVAEKTAYGYVRKYADERGMTLRNAEISRIVNGCTGVKRTTGQHPGGIIVVPDYMEIEDFCPIQFPADDNESEWRTTHFDFHSIHDNLLKLDILGHDDPTVIRMLQDLTGMDPKTIPLDDKKTMSIFSSTEALGVTPEQIGTNMGTLGIPEFGTKFVRQMLEDTKPTTFAELVQISGLSHGTDVWLNNAQDLIRNGTCKLPDVIGCRDDIMVYLIYKGLEPSRAFKIMESVRKGKGVPEDDQEEMRNNNVPEWYIQSCQRIKYMFPKAHATAYVMMAVRIAYFKVHRPLEFYATYFTVRADDFDIPLMVKGSAAIKQKIEEIEGKGHDAQPKEKALLTVLEMALEMVERGFRFANVDLYKSDATRFLIEGDSLIAPFNALPGLGTNAAISIVQAREQGEFLSKEDLLSRSRISKTILEFLDEQGALKGLPESNQLSLF
- the rimP gene encoding ribosome maturation factor RimP gives rise to the protein MSKVTSIVTELVTPIVEEVGLELVDIEYKKEGSNWFLRVFIDNETGNIDIDDCRLVSEKLSEKLDEVDPIPTAYFLEVSSPGAERPLRKDKDFTKAVGRNVHITTKEPIEGATTFEGELISYEDGKLTVKEAKKTYVISQEQIDTARMAIIF